In Xanthomonas sp. SI, the following are encoded in one genomic region:
- the ybgC gene encoding tol-pal system-associated acyl-CoA thioesterase, whose protein sequence is MLGESRIPNPESRQLFSWPTRIYWEDTDAGGVVYHARYVAFLERARTEWLRALGYGQERLRLQHDLVFAVRAMQLDFLRPAHLDDTLQVGVALTQCKRASLLFAQSIHRDGELLLRAQVKVAALGAGNFRPRGMDDALYDILKALEITEAALLRNDG, encoded by the coding sequence TTGCTCGGCGAATCCCGAATCCCGAATCCCGAATCCCGGCAGCTATTCAGTTGGCCGACACGCATCTACTGGGAAGATACCGACGCCGGTGGCGTGGTCTACCATGCACGCTACGTCGCCTTTCTGGAGCGGGCGCGCACGGAGTGGCTACGCGCGCTGGGCTACGGACAGGAACGCCTGCGCCTGCAGCACGATCTGGTGTTCGCGGTGCGCGCGATGCAGCTCGACTTCCTGCGCCCGGCCCACCTGGACGATACGCTGCAGGTCGGCGTCGCGCTGACCCAGTGCAAGCGCGCCAGCCTGCTGTTCGCGCAGTCGATCCATCGCGACGGCGAGCTGCTGTTGCGCGCGCAGGTGAAGGTGGCGGCGCTGGGCGCCGGCAATTTCCGCCCGCGCGGCATGGACGACGCGTTGTACGACATTTTGAAAGCTCTCGAAATCACTGAAGCAGCATTACTGAGGAACGACGGATGA
- the tolQ gene encoding protein TolQ, with translation MIALLLALQDTVAEALPQDVTQTAAQAVASTAAHGGINYLDLLIKASLPVKVIVLLLLLGSLISWVIIFRKARVFKQANRDADDFENRFWSGTDLTKLYAGAADRNRVVGGLEAIFEAGFREFTRLRDKRKLDARIQLEGAQRAMRATYAREVDRLERNLELLANIGSTAPYVGLVGTVFGIMVTMHDMLNSGQQAGIAAVAPGISEALFATAIGLFVAIPAVWAYNRFTTRVERMAVRFETFSEEFSSILQRQASGD, from the coding sequence ATGATCGCATTGCTCCTGGCCCTGCAGGACACGGTGGCGGAGGCGCTACCGCAGGACGTGACCCAGACCGCCGCGCAGGCCGTCGCCAGCACCGCCGCCCATGGCGGCATCAACTACCTGGATCTGCTGATCAAGGCCAGCCTGCCGGTCAAGGTGATCGTGCTGTTGCTGCTGCTCGGCTCGCTGATCAGCTGGGTGATCATTTTCCGCAAGGCGCGGGTGTTCAAGCAGGCCAACCGCGACGCGGACGACTTCGAGAACCGCTTCTGGTCCGGCACCGACCTGACCAAGCTCTACGCCGGGGCGGCCGACCGCAACCGCGTGGTCGGCGGACTTGAGGCGATCTTCGAGGCCGGTTTCCGCGAATTCACCCGCCTGCGCGACAAGCGCAAGCTCGACGCGCGCATCCAGCTGGAAGGCGCGCAGCGGGCGATGCGCGCCACCTATGCGCGCGAAGTGGACCGCCTGGAGCGCAACCTGGAACTGCTCGCCAACATCGGTTCCACCGCGCCGTACGTCGGCCTGGTCGGCACCGTGTTCGGCATCATGGTGACCATGCACGACATGCTCAACAGCGGCCAGCAGGCGGGCATCGCCGCGGTCGCGCCGGGCATTTCCGAGGCGCTGTTCGCCACCGCCATCGGCCTGTTCGTGGCGATCCCGGCAGTGTGGGCGTACAACCGCTTCACTACCCGGGTCGAGCGGATGGCGGTGCGCTTCGAGACCTTCTCCGAAGAGTTCAGCTCCATCCTGCAGCGCCAGGCCAGCGGCGACTGA
- the tolR gene encoding protein TolR has protein sequence MTAAISRRKRRKLKSEINVVPYIDVMLVLLIIFMVTAPLLSLSVDVDLPDSTARSVESKKDPVIVSVDAEGRYTLTLQDGKPEKIGAPELKAKMQAFVGQNKDVPVFVAAPGNSNYQLVMDTMVMLQQAGVPKVGLMSQPGTNAR, from the coding sequence ATGACTGCCGCCATTTCCCGCCGCAAGCGCCGCAAGCTCAAGTCCGAGATCAACGTCGTGCCGTACATCGACGTCATGCTGGTGCTGCTGATCATCTTCATGGTCACCGCGCCGCTGCTCAGCCTGAGCGTGGACGTGGACCTGCCCGATTCCACCGCGCGTTCGGTGGAAAGCAAGAAGGACCCGGTGATCGTCAGCGTCGACGCCGAGGGCCGCTACACGCTGACCCTGCAGGACGGCAAGCCGGAGAAGATCGGCGCGCCGGAACTGAAGGCGAAGATGCAGGCCTTCGTCGGCCAGAACAAGGATGTGCCGGTGTTCGTCGCCGCGCCCGGCAATTCCAACTACCAGCTGGTCATGGACACCATGGTCATGCTGCAGCAGGCCGGCGTTCCCAAGGTGGGCCTGATGAGCCAGCCCGGTACCAATGCACGCTGA
- the tolA gene encoding cell envelope integrity protein TolA, with protein sequence MHAEADSRPPREQDSDQGLIVGVLLALAVHVLLGLLFFLAWWWSPVREVEPAAGSPMVEASLVVSAADVRSAQKAVQDAPKPLPEPLPEPVKDVAEDDTVPPPQPVPVPKPQQAPTEQQQKAQDFIPVPDKVDQDRASRTAISQEKEKQEQEAKRRQEQIDLTEQKRQQEAEQKQRLAAQQEEERQKKIADIRKQREQADREAKLAEQKLRQLADVRAKQASATAASTPQAAPGQNGTNTDLSAKYAAAIQQAVLSQWVRPDSVPLGQKCKIAIKQIVGGQVIEAKVSPDCPYDEAGRRSIEAAVLRAQPLPYRGFESVFARDLTFNFTAQDR encoded by the coding sequence ATGCACGCTGAAGCCGATTCCCGACCGCCCCGCGAACAGGACAGCGACCAGGGCCTGATCGTCGGCGTGCTCCTCGCGCTGGCCGTGCACGTGCTGCTCGGGCTGCTGTTCTTCCTTGCCTGGTGGTGGTCGCCGGTGCGCGAGGTGGAGCCGGCGGCCGGGTCGCCGATGGTCGAGGCCTCGCTTGTGGTCTCGGCCGCCGACGTGCGTTCGGCGCAGAAGGCGGTGCAGGACGCGCCCAAGCCCTTGCCCGAGCCGCTGCCCGAACCGGTCAAGGACGTCGCCGAGGACGACACCGTGCCGCCGCCGCAACCGGTGCCCGTGCCCAAGCCGCAGCAGGCGCCGACCGAGCAGCAGCAGAAAGCGCAGGACTTCATCCCGGTGCCGGACAAGGTCGACCAGGACCGCGCCAGCCGCACCGCGATCTCGCAGGAAAAGGAGAAGCAGGAGCAGGAAGCCAAGCGCCGCCAGGAGCAGATCGACCTGACCGAGCAGAAGCGCCAGCAGGAGGCCGAGCAGAAGCAGCGCCTGGCCGCGCAGCAGGAAGAGGAGCGGCAGAAGAAGATCGCCGACATCCGCAAGCAGCGCGAGCAGGCCGACCGCGAAGCCAAGCTGGCCGAGCAGAAGCTGCGCCAGCTGGCCGACGTGCGCGCCAAGCAGGCCTCGGCCACCGCCGCGTCCACGCCGCAGGCCGCGCCCGGTCAGAACGGGACCAATACCGATCTGTCGGCCAAGTACGCCGCGGCGATCCAGCAGGCCGTGCTGAGCCAGTGGGTGCGCCCGGATTCGGTGCCGCTGGGGCAGAAGTGCAAGATCGCGATCAAGCAGATCGTCGGCGGGCAGGTGATCGAGGCCAAGGTCAGCCCCGACTGTCCCTACGACGAAGCGGGCCGACGCTCGATCGAGGCCGCGGTGCTGCGAGCGCAGCCGCTGCCGTACCGGGGCTTCGAATCGGTGTTCGCGCGCGACCTGACCTTCAACTTCACTGCGCAGGATCGCTGA
- the tolB gene encoding Tol-Pal system beta propeller repeat protein TolB, giving the protein MKKLPRWLAVLTALLLPLAASAQDKGLEIDIVGGNASATPITVVPMPYQGSAAAPSTDVSAVVRADLDRSGQFRNLPEAQIVERPTRGSEVQYATWRALKQDYLVAGRVMDAGEGTYRVEYELFNVAKGERMLGLAMTARASAMRDVAHQMADAIYEKITGVRGAFWTRIAYVTASGKGGAMRYALMVADSDGYNPQTIVRSAEPLLSPNWSPDGKKLAYVSFERGNSSIYLQDISTGARQLVSSFRGINGAPSFSPDGRKLALALSRSGNPEIYVMDLGSKQLTQLTNHFGIDTEPTWAPDGSSIYFTSDRGGRPQIYQVAATGGSANRVTFQGNYNATASVSFDGNKIAVAQGSGNTYKIAMMDRSLGSPRWSTLSTGSLDESPSFAPNASMVLYAAREGGRGVLYAVSADARVRQRLVLADGDVREPSWSPYRTAR; this is encoded by the coding sequence ATGAAGAAACTGCCGCGCTGGCTTGCCGTCCTGACTGCCCTGTTGCTCCCCTTGGCCGCGTCCGCGCAGGACAAGGGCCTGGAAATCGACATCGTCGGCGGCAACGCGTCGGCGACCCCGATCACCGTCGTGCCGATGCCCTACCAGGGTTCGGCCGCCGCACCGTCCACCGACGTGTCCGCGGTGGTCCGCGCCGACCTGGACCGTTCCGGCCAGTTCCGCAACCTGCCCGAGGCGCAGATCGTCGAGCGCCCGACCCGCGGCAGCGAAGTGCAGTACGCCACCTGGCGCGCGCTGAAGCAGGATTACCTGGTCGCCGGCCGGGTGATGGATGCCGGCGAGGGCACCTACCGGGTCGAGTACGAACTGTTCAACGTGGCCAAGGGCGAGCGCATGCTCGGCCTGGCGATGACCGCGCGCGCCAGCGCGATGCGCGACGTGGCGCACCAGATGGCCGATGCGATCTACGAGAAGATCACCGGCGTGCGCGGCGCGTTCTGGACCCGCATCGCCTACGTCACCGCCAGCGGCAAGGGCGGCGCCATGCGCTATGCGCTGATGGTCGCCGACTCCGACGGCTACAACCCGCAGACCATCGTGCGCTCGGCCGAACCGCTGCTGTCGCCGAACTGGAGCCCGGACGGCAAGAAGCTGGCCTACGTGAGCTTCGAGCGCGGCAACTCCTCGATCTACCTGCAGGACATCTCCACCGGCGCCCGCCAGTTGGTGTCCAGCTTCCGTGGCATCAACGGCGCGCCCTCGTTCTCGCCGGACGGCCGCAAGCTGGCCCTGGCGCTGTCGCGCAGCGGCAACCCGGAGATCTACGTGATGGACCTGGGCAGCAAGCAGCTGACCCAGCTGACCAACCACTTCGGCATCGACACCGAGCCGACCTGGGCGCCGGACGGCAGCAGCATCTACTTCACCTCCGATCGCGGCGGCCGGCCGCAGATCTACCAGGTAGCGGCGACCGGCGGCAGCGCCAACCGCGTGACCTTCCAGGGCAACTACAACGCCACCGCCAGCGTGTCCTTCGACGGCAACAAGATCGCCGTCGCCCAGGGCAGCGGCAACACCTACAAGATCGCGATGATGGACCGCAGCCTGGGTTCGCCGCGCTGGAGCACATTGTCTACGGGGTCGCTGGACGAATCGCCGAGCTTCGCCCCGAACGCCAGCATGGTCCTGTACGCCGCCCGCGAAGGCGGGCGAGGGGTGCTTTACGCGGTCTCGGCCGATGCCCGCGTGCGCCAGCGCCTGGTCCTGGCCGACGGCGATGTGCGCGAGCCGTCGTGGTCGCCGTATCGGACTGCGCGTTGA
- the pal gene encoding peptidoglycan-associated lipoprotein Pal has translation MNKTTRVLLVSLLSVAALAGCSKKVKEVPQTDTTGTTGSTTPTGPSTSGLYGPGDLDTDACLRQRVVYFDLDQDSLKPEFQAIMACHAKYLRDRPSSRITLQGNADERGSREYNMGLGERRGNAVSSALQAAGGSAAQLTVVSYGEERPVCTESGESCWSQNRRVEIVYTAQ, from the coding sequence ATGAACAAGACCACCCGCGTACTGCTTGTTTCGCTGTTGTCCGTTGCAGCTCTGGCCGGCTGCTCCAAGAAGGTCAAGGAAGTTCCCCAGACCGACACCACCGGCACCACCGGTTCCACCACCCCGACCGGCCCGTCGACCTCCGGCCTGTACGGCCCGGGCGATCTGGATACCGATGCTTGCCTGCGCCAGCGCGTGGTCTACTTCGATCTGGACCAGGACTCGCTGAAGCCGGAGTTCCAGGCGATCATGGCCTGCCACGCGAAGTACCTGCGTGACCGTCCGTCCTCGCGCATCACCCTGCAGGGCAATGCCGACGAGCGCGGTTCGCGCGAGTACAACATGGGCCTGGGCGAGCGTCGTGGCAACGCCGTGTCTTCGGCGCTGCAGGCTGCCGGCGGTTCGGCTGCGCAGCTGACCGTGGTCAGCTACGGCGAAGAGCGTCCGGTGTGCACCGAGTCGGGCGAGTCCTGCTGGTCGCAGAACCGCCGCGTCGAGATCGTGTACACGGCTCAGTAA
- the ybgF gene encoding tol-pal system protein YbgF: MRIGVLTSMIVAAALVAAAPAHAQRASLADRVSALEQQAMNTQGNTDMLNQLNQLRTQVQSLEATIEQLQHDNEQLKQRAKDQYLDLDGRLNRIEGGATPPLPPAGAAAPAASAPAAKPAAAVSERPPSVHGDAGTLAASGDERTSYNVAFDALKAGKYADSANLFQSFLELYPNGVYAPNALYWLGESYYATKNFPLAEAQFRDLIGRYPTHDKASGALLKLGLSQYGEGRAQDAEQTLQQVISQYPGSDAARTAQDRLQSIRIGQQLR, encoded by the coding sequence ATGCGTATCGGTGTCCTCACATCGATGATCGTCGCGGCGGCCCTGGTGGCCGCCGCGCCGGCTCATGCGCAGCGCGCAAGTCTTGCCGATCGCGTCTCCGCGCTCGAGCAGCAGGCAATGAACACCCAGGGCAACACCGACATGCTGAACCAGCTCAACCAGCTGCGGACGCAGGTGCAGTCGCTGGAAGCCACGATCGAGCAGTTGCAGCACGATAACGAACAACTCAAGCAGCGCGCCAAGGACCAGTACCTGGACCTGGACGGTCGCCTGAACCGGATCGAGGGTGGCGCGACGCCGCCGTTGCCGCCGGCTGGGGCTGCCGCACCCGCCGCTTCCGCACCCGCTGCCAAGCCGGCTGCCGCCGTTTCCGAACGGCCGCCGTCGGTGCATGGCGACGCCGGCACGCTCGCCGCCAGCGGCGACGAGCGCACCAGCTACAACGTCGCCTTCGATGCGCTGAAGGCCGGCAAGTACGCCGACTCGGCGAATCTGTTCCAGAGCTTTCTCGAGCTGTACCCGAACGGCGTCTACGCCCCCAATGCCTTGTACTGGCTGGGCGAGAGTTATTACGCCACCAAGAATTTCCCGCTGGCCGAGGCGCAGTTCCGCGACCTGATCGGCCGCTACCCGACCCACGACAAGGCCTCCGGCGCCCTGCTCAAGCTGGGCCTGTCCCAGTACGGCGAAGGCCGCGCCCAGGATGCCGAGCAGACCCTGCAGCAGGTGATCAGCCAGTATCCGGGATCGGATGCCGCGCGCACCGCGCAGGACCGCCTGCAGTCGATCCGCATCGGCCAGCAGTTGCGCTGA
- the queE gene encoding 7-carboxy-7-deazaguanine synthase QueE has translation MAAVPSDIVQSPLPRLKLTEIFLSLQGEAESAGWPTVFVRLTGCPLRCSYCDTAYAFHGGQWWDIDAILAEVARHGVRHVCVTGGEPLAQKRCLRLLEQLCDAGYDVSLETSGALDIAEVDPRVSRVLDIKTPASQEAHRNRWENLPLLTAHDQIKFVLCGRADYDWARAIVAEHRLHERCTVWFSPSKSELAPRDLADWIVADRLPVRFQMQLHKLLWNDEPGR, from the coding sequence ATGGCCGCCGTTCCCAGCGATATCGTACAAAGCCCGCTGCCGCGCCTGAAGCTGACGGAGATCTTCCTGTCGCTGCAGGGCGAGGCCGAGAGCGCCGGCTGGCCGACCGTGTTCGTGCGCCTGACCGGCTGCCCGCTGCGCTGCAGTTATTGCGACACGGCCTACGCCTTCCACGGCGGGCAGTGGTGGGACATCGACGCGATCCTGGCCGAAGTGGCGCGCCATGGCGTGCGCCATGTTTGCGTGACCGGCGGCGAGCCGCTGGCGCAGAAGCGCTGCCTGCGCCTGCTCGAGCAACTGTGCGACGCCGGCTACGACGTATCGTTGGAAACATCCGGCGCGCTGGACATCGCCGAAGTGGACCCGCGCGTATCGCGGGTGCTCGACATCAAGACCCCGGCCTCGCAGGAAGCGCATCGCAACCGCTGGGAGAACCTGCCGCTGCTGACCGCCCACGACCAGATCAAGTTCGTGCTGTGCGGCCGCGCCGACTACGACTGGGCGCGCGCGATCGTCGCCGAACACCGCCTGCACGAACGCTGCACCGTGTGGTTCTCGCCGAGCAAGAGCGAACTGGCGCCGCGCGACCTGGCCGACTGGATCGTCGCCGACCGCCTGCCGGTGCGCTTCCAGATGCAGCTGCACAAGCTGCTGTGGAACGACGAGCCGGGCCGGTAA
- the queC gene encoding 7-cyano-7-deazaguanine synthase QueC, with product MKNAVVLLSGGMDSAVVVAIAREQGYAVHALSVSYGQRHTSELDAATRVAAALGAVAHKTVNVDLRSIGGSALTDDIDVPDAGGEGIPITYVPARNTIMLSVALGWAEVLGAADIFCGVNAVDYSGYPDCRPEFIDAFQTLANLATKAGVEGAGLRVHAPLQRMSKADIVREGERLGVDFGLTVSCYRADADGRACGHCDACRLRAAGFADAGVADPTRYA from the coding sequence ATGAAAAACGCCGTCGTCCTACTCTCAGGTGGCATGGATTCCGCCGTCGTCGTCGCCATCGCCCGCGAGCAGGGCTATGCCGTGCATGCGCTGAGCGTCAGCTATGGGCAGCGGCATACCTCCGAACTGGACGCGGCCACGCGCGTGGCCGCCGCGCTCGGTGCGGTGGCGCACAAGACCGTCAACGTCGACCTGCGCAGCATCGGCGGCTCCGCGTTGACCGACGACATCGATGTGCCGGACGCGGGCGGCGAGGGCATCCCGATCACCTACGTGCCGGCGCGCAACACCATCATGCTGTCGGTGGCGCTGGGCTGGGCCGAGGTGCTGGGCGCGGCGGACATCTTCTGCGGCGTCAACGCGGTGGACTATTCCGGTTACCCCGACTGCCGTCCCGAGTTCATCGACGCGTTCCAGACCCTGGCCAACCTGGCGACCAAGGCCGGCGTGGAAGGTGCCGGGCTGCGCGTGCACGCGCCGCTGCAGCGCATGAGCAAGGCCGACATCGTGCGCGAAGGCGAACGCCTGGGCGTGGATTTCGGCCTCACCGTGTCCTGCTACCGCGCCGATGCCGACGGCCGCGCCTGCGGCCACTGCGACGCCTGCCGCCTGCGCGCCGCCGGCTTCGCCGATGCCGGCGTGGCCGACCCGACCCGCTACGCCTGA
- a CDS encoding LysR family transcriptional regulator ArgP: MDLLHPQLSAFAAVLDEGSFEAAARRLSLTPSAVSQRIKALEDRLGQVLVVRQSPCRPTPAGEALLRRVRPMQALEAEAMADFRPSAADAGPARSIAIAVNDDSLQTWFLAALSALHDAHGFLFDVHVDDQDHTLELLRNGTVLGAVTSASKPLQGCNVHALGSMRYHAIASPAFVARHFAAGFTAAALAQAPMMVFNRKDALQARFVRRITRTRLSPPIHYLPTSTGFVEAAARGLGWCLAPEQMLTSGLREKRIVVIDPQRWLDVPLYWQHAAVRSSVLQHIGQALRTAARGMQGGRQRV; this comes from the coding sequence ATGGACCTGCTTCATCCGCAATTGTCTGCCTTCGCCGCCGTGCTCGACGAAGGCAGCTTCGAGGCGGCCGCGCGCCGGCTGTCGCTGACGCCGTCGGCGGTCTCGCAACGGATCAAGGCGCTCGAGGACCGCCTCGGGCAGGTGCTTGTGGTGCGCCAGTCACCCTGCCGGCCGACGCCCGCAGGCGAAGCGCTGCTGCGCCGGGTGCGGCCGATGCAGGCGCTGGAGGCCGAGGCGATGGCCGATTTCCGGCCGAGTGCGGCCGACGCCGGACCCGCGCGCAGCATCGCGATCGCGGTCAACGACGACTCGCTGCAGACCTGGTTTCTCGCCGCGCTGTCGGCCCTGCACGACGCGCACGGTTTCCTGTTCGACGTGCACGTGGACGACCAGGACCACACGCTGGAGCTGCTGCGCAACGGCACCGTGCTCGGCGCGGTCACCTCCGCGAGCAAGCCGCTGCAGGGCTGCAACGTGCATGCCCTGGGCAGCATGCGCTACCACGCGATCGCCTCGCCGGCGTTCGTCGCGCGCCACTTCGCCGCAGGATTCACAGCGGCGGCGCTGGCACAGGCACCGATGATGGTGTTCAACCGCAAGGATGCGCTGCAGGCCCGCTTCGTGCGGCGCATCACCCGCACCCGCCTGAGCCCGCCCATCCACTACCTGCCGACCTCGACCGGCTTCGTCGAAGCCGCCGCGCGCGGCCTCGGATGGTGCCTCGCTCCCGAGCAGATGCTCACGTCCGGATTACGCGAGAAGCGGATCGTCGTCATCGATCCGCAGCGCTGGCTCGACGTGCCGCTGTATTGGCAGCACGCGGCGGTGCGCTCAAGCGTGCTGCAGCACATCGGACAGGCGCTGCGCACGGCGGCGCGCGGCATGCAGGGTGGCCGGCAACGCGTTTGA
- a CDS encoding LysE/ArgO family amino acid transporter — MILEASLAGFIAGAGLIVAIGAQNAFVLRQGLQRQHVGMVVAVCAFGDIALIVLGVAGIGALVQQWPALLQLLRYAGAAFLGVYGLKAARRAWRGAGALKAQGEVPASWRRVLLTCLAFTFLNPHVYLDTMVLLGSLSTRYPGALRWAFACGACLASVAWFCSLGYGARLLQPLFRKPGAWRVLDACIAVFMLVLCLLLLLRPLG, encoded by the coding sequence ATGATTCTCGAAGCATCGCTTGCCGGCTTCATCGCCGGTGCCGGCTTGATCGTCGCGATCGGCGCGCAGAACGCGTTCGTGCTGCGCCAGGGCTTGCAGCGGCAGCATGTGGGCATGGTGGTGGCGGTCTGCGCCTTCGGGGATATCGCCTTGATCGTGCTTGGGGTCGCCGGCATCGGTGCGCTGGTGCAGCAATGGCCCGCACTGCTGCAGCTGCTGCGCTACGCAGGCGCGGCCTTCCTCGGCGTCTACGGCCTGAAGGCGGCGCGACGCGCCTGGCGCGGTGCCGGTGCATTGAAGGCGCAGGGCGAGGTGCCGGCGAGCTGGCGCCGTGTGTTGCTGACCTGCCTGGCTTTTACCTTTCTCAATCCGCACGTGTACCTCGACACGATGGTCCTGCTCGGCAGCCTGTCCACCCGCTATCCGGGCGCGCTGCGCTGGGCGTTCGCGTGCGGCGCCTGCCTGGCGAGCGTGGCCTGGTTCTGCAGCCTGGGCTATGGCGCGCGATTGCTGCAGCCGCTGTTCCGCAAGCCCGGCGCATGGCGGGTGTTGGACGCCTGCATCGCGGTGTTCATGCTGGTGCTCTGCCTATTGCTGCTGCTGCGACCGCTCGGCTGA
- a CDS encoding TetR/AcrR family transcriptional regulator: protein MSNLVDLRSVREREQRRYDAALDAAEQCIADKGVGATTFELIAETSDVSCSALRRRFGDRRGLVRALMERSYERSLRAMWTTERPPHLDATDFIAGTLEEWLLSEVDERRLRFNLEMDLAAARDPELTAYARRLAVSLVEHLGNMLKRLLREHGSWNGSEQEFQARVYAVAAMCAGLQLMMMGVELKRMHLQLILSESLAGMLRSAPASA, encoded by the coding sequence ATGTCCAACCTCGTTGACCTGCGCAGCGTCAGGGAACGCGAGCAACGCCGCTACGACGCCGCGTTGGACGCGGCCGAACAGTGCATCGCCGACAAGGGTGTCGGCGCGACCACCTTCGAACTGATCGCCGAGACCAGCGACGTCTCCTGCAGCGCATTGCGCCGGCGCTTCGGCGACAGGCGCGGATTGGTGCGGGCGCTGATGGAGCGCAGTTACGAGAGGTCGCTGCGCGCGATGTGGACGACCGAACGGCCGCCGCACCTGGACGCGACCGACTTCATCGCCGGTACGCTGGAAGAATGGCTGCTGTCCGAGGTCGACGAGCGGCGGTTGAGGTTCAACCTGGAAATGGACCTGGCCGCCGCGCGCGACCCCGAGCTGACCGCGTATGCGCGGCGTCTGGCCGTCTCCCTGGTCGAACATCTCGGCAACATGCTCAAGCGTCTGTTGCGCGAACACGGCAGCTGGAACGGCAGCGAGCAGGAATTCCAGGCGCGCGTCTACGCGGTCGCGGCGATGTGCGCTGGTCTGCAACTGATGATGATGGGCGTGGAACTCAAGCGCATGCACCTGCAATTGATCCTCAGCGAAAGCCTGGCCGGGATGCTCAGGAGCGCGCCCGCCTCCGCGTAG